One window from the genome of Fulvivirga lutea encodes:
- the odhB gene encoding 2-oxoglutarate dehydrogenase complex dihydrolipoyllysine-residue succinyltransferase, translated as MSLEIKVPEVGESITEVTIASWLKSDGDYVEQDEIIAELESDKATFELPAEKAGVLKIKVQDGETVDVGTVICEIDTSASGSSDKSEKKEEKKESKSSDESKSSESSEPEKTGEVKEMIVPAVGESITEVTISSWLKEEGDFVELDEIIAEVESDKATFELPAEANGILKIVAQEGDTLEIGATICKIEVMSGAPSSSGGDAKKETKSESASAGGDSSSSDSYAAGHASPAAAKILKEKGIDPGTVKGTGVDGRITKEDAENAQKSASKTESKSEEKEEQGSAPVAGSRNQRREKMSSLRKTISKRLVSVKNETAMLTTFNEVDMKPIMDLRSKYKEQFKEKHGVGLGFMSFFTKACCQALLEWPAVNAAIDGNEMVYNDYCDISIAVSSPKGLVVPVIRNAENLDFKGIESEVVRLAKKARDGKLSIEEMQGGTFTITNGGIFGSMLSTPIINAPQSAILGMHNIVERPVAINGQVEIRPVMYVALSYDHRIIDGKESVSFLVRVKELLEDPARLMLGV; from the coding sequence ATGAGTTTAGAAATAAAAGTTCCAGAAGTTGGTGAATCAATCACCGAAGTAACCATTGCAAGTTGGCTGAAGTCTGATGGTGATTATGTGGAGCAAGACGAAATTATTGCAGAGTTAGAGTCTGACAAAGCAACATTTGAATTACCTGCAGAAAAAGCCGGTGTTCTAAAAATTAAAGTTCAGGATGGAGAAACTGTAGATGTTGGTACTGTTATCTGCGAAATAGACACCTCTGCCAGTGGTAGTTCTGATAAGTCGGAGAAAAAGGAAGAAAAGAAAGAGTCAAAATCTTCTGATGAGAGCAAATCATCCGAAAGTTCAGAACCTGAAAAAACAGGTGAAGTTAAAGAAATGATTGTTCCAGCAGTAGGTGAATCGATTACCGAGGTTACTATTTCATCTTGGTTAAAAGAGGAAGGTGATTTCGTTGAGCTGGATGAAATTATTGCGGAAGTGGAATCTGACAAGGCTACTTTTGAGTTGCCAGCAGAAGCCAATGGAATATTAAAAATTGTAGCTCAGGAAGGTGATACCTTAGAGATTGGTGCTACTATATGTAAAATAGAAGTAATGAGTGGGGCACCCTCTTCTTCAGGCGGAGATGCCAAAAAGGAGACTAAATCAGAATCAGCAAGTGCCGGTGGAGATTCTTCTAGCTCAGATTCTTATGCAGCGGGACATGCATCGCCTGCCGCGGCCAAAATATTAAAAGAAAAGGGTATAGATCCTGGTACAGTAAAAGGTACCGGAGTTGATGGGCGTATCACAAAAGAGGATGCCGAAAATGCTCAAAAATCAGCATCTAAAACTGAATCTAAATCGGAAGAAAAAGAGGAGCAAGGATCAGCACCAGTAGCAGGATCAAGAAATCAGCGTAGAGAGAAAATGTCTTCGTTAAGAAAGACCATTTCTAAGCGTTTGGTTTCTGTGAAGAATGAAACGGCCATGCTTACCACATTTAATGAGGTAGACATGAAGCCAATTATGGACTTAAGGTCTAAATACAAAGAGCAGTTTAAAGAAAAGCATGGTGTTGGTCTTGGCTTTATGTCATTCTTTACTAAAGCTTGTTGCCAAGCACTATTAGAATGGCCTGCAGTTAACGCTGCTATCGATGGTAATGAAATGGTTTACAATGATTATTGCGACATCTCTATTGCGGTAAGTTCTCCAAAAGGCCTGGTTGTACCTGTAATTAGAAATGCAGAAAACCTAGATTTCAAAGGCATAGAAAGCGAAGTTGTAAGGCTAGCTAAAAAAGCACGCGATGGTAAATTAAGTATTGAAGAAATGCAAGGTGGAACATTTACGATTACGAATGGCGGTATTTTCGGCTCAATGCTTTCAACACCAATAATCAACGCACCCCAATCAGCAATTTTAGGAATGCATAATATCGTGGAACGACCGGTTGCTATTAATGGACAAGTGGAAATAAGACCAGTAATGTATGTTGCTTTATCTTATGATCATAGAATCATTGATGGCAAAGAGTCAGTGAGCTTCCTTGTAAGAGTGAAAGAGTTGTTGGAGGATCCAGCAAGACTTATGCTTGGCGTATAA